A single region of the Brachypodium distachyon strain Bd21 chromosome 3, Brachypodium_distachyon_v3.0, whole genome shotgun sequence genome encodes:
- the LOC100845104 gene encoding transcription factor RF2b codes for MMNTTNEMMHRHVVQAAAVPFAAGGGRGGMAPAHGSKQRAGLPPPAPPSSGSGGSHPQLHADACVVQMQQQEGQLLPLRKAHRRSRSDVPFGYFPPPSPKTESGSWAGAGGDDLFSAYMSMEGMDSAGLSNNNSDGEYSRGSSVPAAGNGADSSENESEDYGGGGEGQVFLWGGDAGGSGGKKRNAAGETAALAGRHARSLSMDSLMGRLSFSGANGNGEPGKLFSLEFGSGEFTPAEMKRIMADEKLAEMALADPKRVKRVLANRQSAARSKERRMRYIAELEHKVQILQTEATTLSAQLTHLQRDTSGLATQNNELKFRLQAMEQQAQLRDALNEALTGEVQRLKLSATTSELGDGGSSSNLAQKMQLRCQNQMLELHKQQQQQIPFYQLEQPEQNGAASRTHESK; via the exons ATGATGAACACCACGAACGAGATGATGCACCGCCACGTCGTCCAGGCAGCGGCCGTGCCCttcgcggcgggcggcggtaGGGGCGGCATGGCGCCGGCGCACGGGAGCAAGCAGCGGGccgggctgccgccgccggcgccgccctcctcggggTCCGGCGGCTCCCACCCCCAGCTGCACGCCGACGCGTGCGTCGTCCagatgcagcagcaggaaGGGCAGCTTCTGCCGCTGCGCAAGGCGCACCGCCGGTCCCGCAGCGACGTGCCGTTCGGGTActtcccgccgccgtcgcccaaGACGGAGTCCGGCAGctgggccggcgccggcggggacgaCCTGTTCAGCGCGTACATGAGCATGGAAGGCATGGACTCCGCGGGGCTGAGCAACAACAACTCCGACGGGGAGTACAGCCGCGGGAGCAGCGTGCCGGCCGCGGGGAATGGCGCCGACAGCAGCGAGAACGAGTCCGAGgactacggcggcggcggcgagggccagGTCTTCCTCTGGggcggcgacgccggcggcagcggcggcaagaAGAGGAATGCCGCcggggagacggcggcgttGGCGGGCCGGCACGCGAGGAGCCTGTCCATGGACAGCCTCATGGGGAGGCTCAGCTTCTCGGGCGCCAACGGCAACGGGGAGCCGGGCAAGCTGTTCAGCCTCGAGTTCGGCAGCGGCGAGTTCACCCCGGCCGAGATGAAGCGGATCATGGCCGACGAGAAGCTCGCCGAGATGGCCCTCGCCGACCCGAAGCGCGTCAAGAG GGTGCTCGCCAACCGGCAGTCGGCGGCGCGGTCCAAGGAGCGACGGATGCGGTACATCGCCGAGCTGGAGCACAAGGTGCAGATCCTGCAGACGGAGGCCACCACCCTCTCCGCGCAGCTCACCCATCTACAG CGTGATACGTCGGGACTCGCCACGCAGAACAACGAGCTCAAGTTCCGGCTGCAGGCCATGGAGCAGCAGGCGCAGCTGCGCGATG CATTGAACGAGGCGCTGACAGGGGAAGTCCAGCGTCTGAAGCTCTCGGCAACGACGTCGGAGCTCGGCGACGGTGGCTCGTCTAGCAACCTGGCCCAGAAGATGCAGCTCCGTTGCCAGAACCAGATGCTCGAGCtgcacaagcagcagcagcagcagatacCGTTCTATCAGCTGGAGCAGCCGGAGCAGAACGGCGCGGCGTCAAGGACCCACGAGTCCAAATGA
- the LOC100845412 gene encoding protein RRC1, translated as MSSKKVPFNRHKENEEARKKREEDEAARVYAEFVESFKGESTSGSKFVRGGVIDPNAKMRTDSEGGKSKDGGSVPKKGSRYVPSFLPPSFGREPEKKKEDERPKEKEKGKPRAIDKFMEELKLEQELRERRNQERDGRHGDTSAPSSRFDELPDEFDPGRLPGSFDDGDPQTTNLYVGNLSPKVDENFLLRTFGRFGPIASVKIMWPRTEEERRRQRNCGFVAFMNRAEGQAAKDEMQGVVVYDYELKIGWGKSVALPSQALPAPPPGHMAIRNKEGGTVIISGPGGPPVASVTPQTSELVLTPNVPDIVVAPPDDSHLRHVIDTMALHVLDGGCAFEQAIMERGRGNALFTFLFDLKSKEHTYYVWRLYSFAQGDTLQRWRTEPFIMITGSGRWVPPALPSSRSPDHEKESTFAAGRSRRVEVERTLTDSQRDEFEDMLRALTLERSQIKEAMGFALDNADAAGEIVEVLAESLTLKETPIPTKVARLMLVSDILHNSSAPVKNASAFRTKFEAAIPDVMESFNDLYRSITGRITAEALKERVLKVLQVWADWFLFSDAYLNGLKATFLRSGNSGVTQFHSLCGDAPEIEKKTSSEDGNNGFRLDEDGALATGKAAATKELLGLPLAELERRCRHNGLSLCGGKETMVARLLSLEEAEKERVYQKDVDVKYGQGEPHRTGRDDIGLNTRSASRFGEGTVADELDMPGLSRYTSQRHSGEPASAEPEQVPSKKQKADPILPDSKWNRDDDVSDDENRKGGQGLGLSYSSGSDIAGEPGKGDTSEIRSDHTSHHQDTIVDEEHRQKLRQIEIAVMQYRESLEENGLRNTEEIERKIASHRRHLQSEYGLTSQMDGANNIRSSERTPLERKERYGNVHDSSRKRPRSPNRSRSPSRKSSSLDRDREHSRSRDKLHGNDVGRDRVREKSANRGKDDHYDRSRDREKDRRKGR; from the exons ATGAGTTCAAAGAAAGTCCCATTCAACCGCCATAAGGAGAATGAGGAAGCGAGGAAGAAG agggaagaagatgaagcggCACGCGTGTATGCTGAGTTTGTTGAATCATTCAAGGGTGAAAGCACGTCTGGGTCAAAGTTTGTCCGGGGAGGTGTGATTGATCCTAATGCCAAGATGAGAACTGATTCTGAAG GTGGAAAGTCCAAAGATGGGGGGTCTGTTCCAAAGAAGGGCAGTAG GTACGTTCCGTCCTTTTTGCCGCCATCATTTGGGAGAGAGCCAGAGAAAAAG AAGGAAGATGAGCGGccaaaggaaaaggaaaaaggaaagccGCGAGCAATAGATAAGTTCATGGAGGAACTCAAGCTTGAGCAAGAGCTTCGAGAAAGACGTAATCAAGAACGTGACGGTCGACACGGTGACACTTCCGCG CCCTCTAGCCGTTTTGATGAACTACCAGATGAATTTGATCCTGGTAGATTACCAGGATCATTTGATGACGGGGATCCGCAGACCACAAACTTATATGTTGGCAATCTCTCTCCGAAG GTGGATGagaattttcttttgaggacATTTGGTCGGTTTGGACCTATTGCTAGCGTCAAGATTATGTGGCCCCGAACAGAAGAAGAACGGAGAAGGCAAAGGAACTGTGGTTTTGTCGCATTCATGAATAGAGCAGAAGGACAGGCAGCTAAGGATGAAATGCAAG GTGTTGTTGTGTACGACTATGAGCTCAAGATAGGGTGGGGTAAATCTGTTGCACTTCCATCCCAAGCActgcctgctcctcctccaggaCATATGGCCATCAGAAATAAGGAG GGTGGCACTGTCATCATATCTGGTCCTGGAGGTCCACCTGTTGCATCTGTTACACCACAAACCTCAGAGCTG GTCCTTACTCCAAACGTTCCTGATATAGTCGTTGCTCCCCCAGATGATTCACATCTTAGGCATGTGATTGACACAATGGCTCTGCATGTGCTTGATGGTGGATGTGCTTTTGAACAAGCTATTATGGAGAGAGGACGAGGAAATGCTTTGTTTACCTTCTTGTTTGATCTTAAATCAAAAGAGCACACATACTATGTTTGGAGGTTGTACTCCTTTGCTCAG GGCGATACTTTACAACGATGGAGAACAGAACCATTTATCATGATTACAGGAAGTGGAAG ATGGGTTCCACCTGCTTTGCCATCCAGCAGAAGCCCAGATCATGAAAAAGAATCCACCTTTGCAGCTGGTAGAAGCAGG CGTGTTGAAGTGGAGCGTACATTGACTGATTCACAGCGTGATGAATTTGAGGACATGCTACGTGCATTGACATTAGAGCGGAGTCAGATAAAGGAGGCTATGGGATTTGCGCTGGATAATGCTGATGCTGCTGGAGAG ATTGTCGAAGTTCTTGCAGAATCATTGACACTCAAGGAGACACCCATCCCAACCAAGGTTGCAAGACTTATGCTAGTATCAGACATCCTTCACAATAGTAGTGCTCCTGTGAAGAATGCTTCTGCATTTCGAACCAAGTTCGAGGCTGCTATACCAGATGTCATGGAAAGTTTCAATGACTTGTACCGCAGTATCACAGGAAGGATTACTGCTGAAGCTCTGAAG GagagggttttgaaagttctACAAGTATGGGCAGACTGGTTCTTGTTTTCTGATGCATATCTGAATGGGCTAAAAGCTACCTTTCTTAGATCAGGCAACTCTGGGGTCACCCAGTTCCACTCTTTATGTGGTGATGCACCtgaaattgaaaagaaaactagCTCTGAGGATGGTAATAATGGATTTAGGCTTGATGAAGATGGCGCCCTGGCCACAGGAAAGGCAGCAGCAACGAAGGAGCTGTTAGGGCTTCCGCTTGCTGAACTTGAACGCCGTTGTAGACATAATGGCCTGTCACTATGCGGTGGTAAAGAGACGATGGTTGCCAGGTTGCTCAGCTTGGAGGAGGCTGAGAAGGAGCGAGTATATCAGAAAGATGTTGACGTAAAATATGGACAAGGCGAACCTCATAGGACTGGAAGAGATGATATTGGTTTGAACACTCGTAGTGCTTCAAGATTTGGAGAAGGTACTGTTGCTGATGAATTGGATATGCCGGGGCTCTCTCGTTATACAAGTCAAAGACACTCTGGGGAGCCTGCATCTGCTGAACCTGAACAAGTTCCAAGCAAGAAGCAGAAAGCTGATCCCATCTTGCCAGATTCTAAATGGAATCGAGATGATGATGTCAGTGATGATGAAAATAGGAAAGGCGGTCAAGGATTGGGATTAAGTTATTCATCTGGAAGTGATATTGCTGGCGAACCTGGGAAAGGTGACACATCAGAAATTAGATCTGATCACACAAGTCACCATCAAGACACAATTGTTGATGAAGAGCATAG GCAGAAGCTGAGGCAGATTGAGATTGCTGTTATGCAGTATCGTGAATCTCTCGAGGAGAATGGTTTGCGCAACACGGAGGAGATTGAGAGGAAGATTGCCAGCCACCGTAGGCATCTTCAGTCTGAATATGGTTTGACTTCTCAAATGGATGGTGCAAACAACATCCGATCTTCTG AAAGAACACCATTGGAGCGGAAAGAAAGGTACGGTAATGTGCATGATTCTTCCAGGAAGCGGCCTCGCAGTCCGAATAGGAGTCGTAGTCCTTCAAGGAAGTCATCATCACTAGATAGAGATCGAGAGCACAGTCGCAGCAGAGACAAGTTGCATGGTAATGATGTTGGAAGAGATAGGGTTCGCGAGAAAAGTGCAAACCGAGGGAAGGATGATCACTATGATAGGAGCCGAGACAGGGAAAAGGACAGGAGAAAGGGAAGGTGA